Proteins from a single region of Antechinus flavipes isolate AdamAnt ecotype Samford, QLD, Australia chromosome 2, AdamAnt_v2, whole genome shotgun sequence:
- the B3GNT2 gene encoding N-acetyllactosaminide beta-1,3-N-acetylglucosaminyltransferase 2: protein MSVGRRRIKFLGVLMMANFFIYLIVEVSKSGNQEERGKGEVILPKGKFWKKYVPAKAFWNREQEKLNHLYNPILSILANTTVEENLISNASVLNSCEPDLSVMSAIKEFENLPERFKDFLLYLRCRNYSLLIDQQEKCKQKPFLLLAIKSLTSHFDRRQAIRESWGKETNFGNQTVVRVFLLGQTPPEDHFPNLSDMLKFESDKYQDILLWNYRDTFFNLTLKEVLFLKWVSTSCPDVQFVFKGDDDVFVNTHQILNYLNSISKEKAKDLFIGDVIKDAGPHREKKLKYYIPESVYEGAYPPYAGGGGFLYSGSLALRLNKVSEQVLLYPIDDVYTGMCLQKLGLAPEKHRGFRTFDIEEKNRKNICSYTDLMLVHSRKPQEMINIWSQLQNLRVNC, encoded by the coding sequence ATGAGTGTTGGACGCCGAAGGATAAAGTTTTTGGGAGTTCTGATGATggcaaacttttttatttatttgattgtaGAAGTCTCCAAAAGTGGTAATCAAGAAGAACGTGGAAAAGGAGAAGTTATATTGCCCAAAGGCAAGTTCTGGAAGAAATATGTACCTGCCAAGGCCTTTTGGAATAGGGAACAAGAGAAATTAAATCATCTATACAATCCCATTTTGAGCATCCTGGCTAATACAACAgtagaagaaaatttgatttctaaTGCAAGTGTTCTTAATTCCTGTGAGCCGGACCTATCAGTGATGTCAGCAATTAAGGAATTTGAAAACCTACCAGAGAGATTTAAAGATTTTCTGCTTTATCTGAGATGTAGAAATTATTCACTACTGATAGACCAGCAGGAAAAGTGCAAGCAGAAACCTTTCCTTCTGCTAGCTATTAAGTCACTCACATCCCATTTTGATAGAAGACAAGCAATTCGAGAATCCTGGGGAAAAGAGACTAATTTTGGGAACCAGACAGTTGTAAGAGTCTTTTTATTGGGCCAGACTCCCCCTGAGGATCATTTTCCCAACCTTTCAGATATGTTGAAATTTGAGAGTGACAAATACCAAGACATTCTTCTTTGGAATTACCGAGATACTTTCTTCAACTTGACTCTGAAAGAAGTACTGTTTCTGAAGTGGGTGAGCACTTCTTGCCCAGATGTCCAGTTTGTTTTCAAGGGGGATGATGATGTTTTTGTCAATACTCATCAGATCCTAAATTACTTGAATAGCATATCCAAGGAGAAAGCCAAAGACTTATTTATAGGTGATGTGATCAAAGATGCTGGACCTCATCGGGAGAAAAAGCTAAAGTACTATATCCCAGAAAGTGTTTATGAAGGTGCCTATCCTCCTTATGCAGGAGGGGGTGGATTTCTCTACTCTGGCAGTCTAGCCCTGAGGCTGAACAAAGTGTCCGAACAGGTCCTTCTCTATCCCATTGATGACGTTTATACTGGCATGTGCCTTCAAAAACTTGGCCTCGCTCCAGAAAAACACAGAGGTTTCAGAACATttgatatagaagaaaaaaacaggaaaaatatttgTTCTTACACAGACTTAATGTTAGTACATAGCAGAAAGCCACAGGAAATGATTAACATTTGGTCCCAGCTTCAAAATCTTCGTGTAAATTGCTGA